One Drosophila virilis strain 15010-1051.87 chromosome 5, Dvir_AGI_RSII-ME, whole genome shotgun sequence DNA window includes the following coding sequences:
- the Gr58c gene encoding putative gustatory receptor 58c encodes MEGSLMPIAIGISRAIGLCNLRYMPELKRFELDHGAMMVYWLFLDVVYLVLTPTTFIVMVHSFFSCQDMDMLAVAFSAVALAKGCSMLVMLASIWLRRRRVQRLGNGLLALVERYPRYHDYSFWRRHSWKLFLGTARFVVLIHQLFGPGSALMCGEDDEIVTKVPPTYIVLAVATLLMELALSCSDTLIYFLLATSNRLLECMSQELLELAQDVRWLPSSHGCHRSVYQRQLLAAWRRLWRSCLRLDCLLQQLLQIFQLQMLLNLFTNYLIDITIIFNLVVYFADAEYISKWRIIFYFVICISYHFDIMMHFSIFGTNHQQWMRLSARLQRLWFALKPLNIDWQDTHAMAMLRQVEFAVIFLNRKQQRRPERMRRLQVVGLFELNRSSWNSMNSSIATNVLILCQIAYKIYY; translated from the exons ATGGAAGGTTCGCTGATGCCAATTGCTATTGGAATAAGCCGTGCCATTGGCTTGTGCAATCTTCGCTATATGCCGGAACTGAAACGCTTTGAGCTGGATCATGGGGCCATGATGGTTTATTGGCTGTTCTTAGATGTAGTGTACCTGGTGCTCACGCCCACGACCTTTATCGTGATGGTTCATAGCTTCTTTAGCTGCCAGGATATGGACATGCTGGCTGTGGCTTTTAGCGCAGTGGCTCTGGCCAAAGGCTGCTCGATGCTGGTGATGCTGGCTAGCATTTGGCTGCGACGTCGACGAGTGCAGCGTCTCGGAAATGGTCTGCTAGCGTTGGTTGAGCGATATCCCCGATATCATGACTATAGCTTCTGGCGGCGACACTCTTGGAAACTCTTCTTGGGCACCGCACGTTTTGTAGTGCTGATACATCAGCTGTTTGGACCAGGCAGCGCGCTCATGTGTGGCGAAGACGATGAAATCGTGACAAAAGTACCGCCCACTTACATTGTCCTGGCCGTGGCTACTCTGCTGATGGAACTAGCGCTTAGTTGCTCTGACACCTTGATATACTTTCTGCTGGCCACCAGCAATCGTCTGCTTGAGTGCATGTCGCAGGAGCTGCTTGAGCTGGCACAGGATGTGCGCTGGTTACCCTCATCGCATGGCTGCCATCGAAGTGTTTACCAGCGCCAGCTTTTGGCCGCTTGGCGGCGTCTCTGGCGTAGTTGTTTGCGTCTTGATTGCTtgctccagcagctgctgcagatcTTTCAGTTGCAAATGCTATTGAATCTGTTTACCAACTATCTGATCGACATAACTATTATATTCAATCTGGTTGTCTACTTTGCCGATGCGGAATACATCAGTAAATGGCgaattattttctatttcgTGATTTGCATATCCTACCACTTTGATATTATGATGCACTTCTCCATATTTGGAACCAACCATCAGCAATGGATGCGCCTCTCTGCACGCCTACAAAGGTTGTGGTTTGCACTAAAGCCATTGAATATAGATTGGCAGGATACTCACGCGATGGCCATGTTGCGTCAG gtCGAGTTCGCTGTGATTTTTCTCAACCGgaagcagcagcggcgtcCGGAACGCATGCGTCGTCTTCAAGTTGTCGGCTTATTCGAATTGAACAGATCATCATGGAATTCAATGAACTCTTCCATAGCGACTAATGTGCTCATACTATGCCAGATTGCATATAAGATTTATTATTAG